Proteins co-encoded in one Macrobrachium nipponense isolate FS-2020 chromosome 24, ASM1510439v2, whole genome shotgun sequence genomic window:
- the LOC135203619 gene encoding 26S proteasome non-ATPase regulatory subunit 13-like yields the protein MGGPLYLVFYLLASELYCRSGAHSDYYRAALRYLGCTDSEGLDNETRCKQAFYLGLAALLGEGIYNFGELLAHPILETLKGSSSEWLLELLLVFNQGNIRKFESMRPQWSTQLDLVTKENQLREKIRLLCLMEMTFQRKAWDRQLTFAEIAKETGLLENQVEVMVMRALSLGLVRGTIDQVDNKVNITWVQPRVLDKKQLALMMERLTEWCKDVNSMQNLLQEQASSILTL from the exons ATTCTACCTGCTTGCATCGGAATTGTATTGTCggagtggagcacattctgattaCTACAGAGCTGCTCTGCGGTATCTTGGTTGCACTGATAGTGAAGGCTTGGACAATGAAACTAGGTGCAAACAGGCATTTTACCTTGGTTTGGCTGCTCTTCTGGGTGAAGGGATTTATAACTTTGGAGAGCTT CTTGCACATCCAATACTAGAAACACTCAAGGGAAGTTCGTCAGAATGGCTACTGGAGTTGCTTCTGGTTTTCAACCAAGGAAATATTCGTAAGTTTGAGTCCATGAGGCCACAGTGGAGCACCCAGCTTGACTTAGTCACCAAAGAAAATCAGCTGCGGGAGAAAATTCGTCTTCTGTGTTTGATGGAG ATGACATTCCAACGCAAAGCATGGGACCGCCAGTTAACATTTGCAGAAATTGCCAAGGAAACTGGACTGCTAGAAAACCAGGTCGAAGTCATGGTCATGCGTGCTCTGTCACTTGGCCTTGTTCGTGGCACTATTGATCAGGTTGATAACAAAGTCAACATTACCTGGGTACAACCTAGAGTCTTGGACAAAAAACAG TTGGCGTTGATGATGGAGAGGCTGACCGAATGGTGCAAGGATGTCAATAGTATGCAAAACTTGCTGCAGGAGCAGGCAAGCAGTATTCTTACTTTATAA